A stretch of DNA from Vulcanisaeta thermophila:
TACTTCCATAGGCTGTTAAATACCGTGACCCAGGGACTAACGAACGTGCTTAAGATTCTCGAGGGGATTAGGGACTTGATGGAGAGGGATGGTTGGTACGTTGATGAGCCAGGGAGCCCCAGGTGGTGGGGTGGTGCAGAGAGCCCTGACGAGGTGGTTATAACGGCGTTGCTCGTGCAGCAAACTAGGTGGGAGGCCGTGGTCAACGTGCTCAGGGAGTTACGTAGTAGGGGCCTCAATACAATACGCAGTCTATGCGGCATGGACACCAATGAGTTGGCTGGCTTGCTCAGGGGTGTTAATTATAGGTTTACGAAGGCCCGTAGATTAATAAACATGGCATGCCTCCTCGAGAACCACGGGGGCCTTGAGGGCGTTAGAAATAGTGGTAATGCCAGGGAGTTGCTAATGAGTATTGAGGGGGTTGGTGAGGAGACCGCGGACTCAATAATGCTATTCGCCCTCAACATACCCACACTACCTGTGTCAAATTATACCCGTAGGGTCGTGGGCAGACTACTCAACGTTGAGTTTAAGCGCTATGGTGATTGGAAGAGTTTCCTAGAGGGTTCCCTGCCCCATGACCTGTACAGTTATAAGTTGTTCCATGCAGGCGTGGTCACCGTGGGCAAGGAATTCTGCTTAAAGAATAATCCACAATGCACTCGGTGCCCCCTCAGGGGTATTTGTAGCCATGCGTTGGCCCGTCAATCACGCTCACCGTAGACCCTCACAAGCCTCATCAACGCCCCATTCACATCATCAACGCCCAGTATCTCCCTCTCCACCGAGAAGTCATTCTCCGCGTACCTTGCTAGGTACTTCTCGTTTATTGTTAGGAAGTTTGGCCCCCATTTATAGATTGAAAGCACCCTCAAGGCATCATCCCTAAAACCCAGTATGTATAGTGATGCGGCCACGGCCTCCACCGTGCTCAGTATGTACGGCTTACCGAAGTGCGTGGGGTTCACGGCAATTAATAGGGGTAGTCTCCTCCTCTCGAAAGACATACCCCTCACCCTACCGTGAATCCTCACCGCCTCCCTCCATGAGCAATCAATTAGCGATAAGCCCCTCCTCAATGCCAGGTCCTTATCATTGGGTGATAATGGGGTCTCTGCGCTTGGGTCGAGGAGTATGGAGCCCCTTGGTAATTCCCGAAGGCTTGTTACCAACTTGGCGAA
This window harbors:
- a CDS encoding endonuclease III domain-containing protein encodes the protein MTQGLTNVLKILEGIRDLMERDGWYVDEPGSPRWWGGAESPDEVVITALLVQQTRWEAVVNVLRELRSRGLNTIRSLCGMDTNELAGLLRGVNYRFTKARRLINMACLLENHGGLEGVRNSGNARELLMSIEGVGEETADSIMLFALNIPTLPVSNYTRRVVGRLLNVEFKRYGDWKSFLEGSLPHDLYSYKLFHAGVVTVGKEFCLKNNPQCTRCPLRGICSHALARQSRSP
- a CDS encoding DUF367 family protein, with product MLHRPISLGVFIYRLPQDDPRKNTALKLARLGFAKLVTSLRELPRGSILLDPSAETPLSPNDKDLALRRGLSLIDCSWREAVRIHGRVRGMSFERRRLPLLIAVNPTHFGKPYILSTVEAVAASLYILGFRDDALRVLSIYKWGPNFLTINEKYLARYAENDFSVEREILGVDDVNGALMRLVRVYGERD